The sequence below is a genomic window from Amycolatopsis sulphurea.
GGCCTGACTCGTTCAGCCGGTCCGCGTGGCGCCGACGACCGCACCGGCGAGGCGGGTGAGCCAGCTGCCACACAGGCAGCGCACGTAATCGGCGCGACTGCCCGGCGAAGCCGGGAAGATCGCGGAGGCGGGCAGTTCGGCGAGCGGCCAGCCACAGCGAGGGCAGCGGTTTTCGTTCATGCCCCAATCGTGCTGTAATGATTCAGTGCACTTCAACCCTTACGGCGGCTCGGGCGCTCAGGTGGCCGCAGCGGTGGCGACGCTCGCCGAACGCGGCGGCGCGGATGCTGCGGAGGTCCTCGCCACCGCGATCGCGCACGGTATGGCTTTGAGCCGGGTCGAAGACGGCGAAGCGGCCGAGATTCTCGCGTGGGGGCGCAGGTTGCACGCGGTTTTCGCGGCGCCGGAGGGGAAGCGCGTCGACCTGGTGAACGATCTGCTCACCGTCGCCACCTGCCGCCCCTACATCGCTCGTCACGACGGGAAAGCGCCGCATCTGCACTACGCGAGCGAAGACGCGGGTGTGGTCGAGCGCATGCACGCCTATACCGCCGGTGGCCTCGCGCACCTGGTGTGCGAGGAGCCGGGGCGTCTCGGTGTCTGCGCGCGTGAGGAGTGCGGCGTCGCGTTCGTCGACACTTCCCGCAACGGCAGGCGCCGGTTCTGTTCCACCCGGTGTGGCACCCGCGTGAACGTCGCCGATCACCGCGCGCGGCAGCTCACGGCCTGACCGCGGACTCCTCGAACGGCACCAGCGAAGGCCGCTTCGCCCTCAAGGTGTCGCCGGACGACTCGCCACGCAGCCGTCGTCCGATCCATGGCAACGCGTGTTCGCGGCTCCAGCGCAGATTCTCCGCGCGCTGCTCCCGCGTGGACAGACGCGGACGCAGGCCCAGCACCGTCGGCGCCAGGTCGTGTGCGACGCCGAGAGTGTTCAGCGTCTCGATGGCAACCTCGTTGTGTCCCGAGGAGTTCAGGTGCAGGCGGTCGGGCGCCCACATCCGCCGGTCGCGTAGCTGCTGCATCGACCACAGGTCCACGAGCAGCGTCCCGTGCCGGGCCACGATCCCGCGCACGTGCTCGTTGTAGATCGCGACGCGGCCGCGGATCTTGCGGAACAGGGCGTCCCCCACCCCGTCGACGCCGGTGAACAGCACCACCTGTGCGCCGGTGGCCCGCAGCCGGGACACCGCCCGCTCGTACGTGCCGGTGAGCGCGTCGATGTCGACCTTGGGCCGCATCAGGTCGTTGCCCCCCGCGTAGAGGGTGACCAGGTCCGGTTTCATCGCCAGCGCCGCTTCGAGCTGCTCGTCGAGCACCTGGGTGAGCAGCTTCCCGCGCACGGCGAGATTGGCGCAGCGGAACTCCGGCGTGCCCGCGGCCAGCACCGCGGCGACCCGGTCGGCCCAGCCGCGTACCCCGTTCGGCGCGGCCGGGTCGTCATCGCCGACCCCTTCGGTGAAGGAATCGCCGAGACAGACTAAGCGGTTGGTCATGCCCGCAGTCTAGGACCGCACCGGTCCGCCGTGATCAGCGGTGCACCGGCTCCGATTCCTGGTGAGTGAGATCGTCCGCGATCCGGTCCATCAGGTCCGCGGCACGCGGTACGTCGGCGTGCAGCGGCCGGTCGGCGTCGATCCCGGCGATCGTCACCGTGCTCGGTGACGCGATCCACGCCATGCCACCGATGCTTGGCGACGGCGCGAACAGCGCGTTGCACACCGGCTCGCTGACCTCGGCGCTGGTGGAAGGGCCGGACATCGTCACCGCGATCGCGCGATACGAGGAGACCATGCGGGCGCGGACGTATCCGCTGCTGGTCAGCTGACCGCCGCGAGCCCTTGGCTGGGGTGCGTGAACACGACGGTGGCCGTCCCGGGAGTCCCGGGACGGCCACCGTTTTCGGGTGAAGATCAGCGCTGCGGCGGCGGACCGCCCTGCGGGCCACCGAACGGGCCCTGCTGCGGGAACGGACCGCTCCCCGGCTGCTGTTGCTGCTGTTGTTGTTGCGGGCCACCGAACTGCTGCGGCGGACCCTGGTACGGGCCACCCGGCGGCGTGGCCGGCGGCTGGGGCTGCGGGAGCTGCGGCGGGGGCGCCTGCCGCTGGTCCACCGGCGGCGGTGCGGCGGGCCGGGCCGGTGCGGCGGGTGCTTCCTCGGGCTCGGCGGCGGCCGGTTTGGCCGCGCCGAGCGCGCGGCGCGGGTGCTCCCCGGCCGGTGCGCCGAGCGGCCCGTCAACCTCCTTGCGGGCCACGGCTTCCGCCGCCGCGACCGCTTCGGCGACCTTCGGGTCGCTGGAGGTGTCGAACCAGGCCGCGACCTCGTCGTCCTCCAGGTCCGGCTTCTCCGGGGTGTCGTCCTTCGGCGGCTCGTAGCGGAACACGCCGTCGTCGCCCGGGGCGCCCAGTGCGCGGGCGAACCCTTCCAGCGCCTTGCCGTAGTCGCTGGGGATCATCCAGACCTTGTTCGCGTCGCCCTGCGCCATCTGCGGCAGGGTCTGCAGGTACTGGTAGGCCAGCACTTCGGGGGTCGGCCGGCCGGCCTTGATCGCCGCGAACACCTTCTCGATGGCCTTCGCCTGGCCCTGGGCCTGCAGGTACCGGGCGGCCCGTTCACCCTGGGCGCGCAGGATCCGCGACTGCCGCTCCGCCTCGGCGGCGAGAATCGCGGCCTGCTTCTGCCCTTCCGCGGCGAGGATCTGGCTCTGCTTCTGCCCTTCCGCGGTCTTGATGGAGGACTCCCGCTGGCCTTCCGCGGTGAGGATCATCGCGCGCTTCTCACGGTCGGCGCGCATCTGCTTCTCCATCGAGTCCTGGATGGAGGGGGGCGGCTCGATCGCCTTCAGCTCAACCCGGGCGACCCGGATGCCCCAGCGGCCGGTGGCCTCGTCCAGCACCCCGCGCAGCTGGCTGTTGATCGCGTCGCGGGAGGTCAGGGTCTCCTCCAGGCTCATGCCGCCGACCACGTTGCGCAGGGTGGTGGTGGTGAGCTGCTCGACGCCGATGATGTAGTTGGAGATCTCGTACACCGCCGCGCGCGAGTCGGTGACCTGGAAGTACACCACGGTGTCGATGTTCACCGTCAGGTTGTCCTCGGTGATCACCGGCTGCGGCGGGAAGGACACGACCTGCTCGCGCAGGTCGATTCGCGCGCGGACCTTGTCCAGGAATGGCACCAGGAACGTCAGCCCGGGCGAGGCGACCGTGCGGAACCGGCCGAGCCGCTCGATCACCGCCGACTGGGCCTGCGGCACCACCATGATCGCCTTGACCACCGTGATGATGACGAACAGGGCGAGTAGCGCGACCACGACGACCGCTATTGTCGACAAGAGCGTTTCCCCTTACCTAGTACCGTTTTCCCGGATCATTCAGGACATCACGTCCACCACGGCGGTGGCCCCGGCGATCTCCACCACGGTCACCTTGGTGCCGGGCGCCATCGGTGGCAGCTGTTCGTGTACCGCCCGCGCGGACCACACCTCGCCGCCGATCTTGACCTGCCCGGTCTGGTAGTCCACTGTGGACACGACGACGGCGTGCGCGCCGATCAGCGCGTCGGTGCCGGTGGGGACGCCCGACCCGGCCAGGAAGCGCCGCTTGAGCGCCGGGCGGGCCAGCGCGATCAGCCCGACCGAGCTGGCCGCGAACACCAGCACGTCGATGACCGGGTTGCCGGTGAGCACGTCGACCCCGGCGGTCAGCAACGCGGCAGCCCCGAGCATGACCAGCACGAAATCGCCGGAAAGCACTTCGGCGATCATCAGCACGATGCCGACGATCAGCCAGATCAGAGCCGCTGCCATGGCCTCATATTCCCAGATCGGGCCGGTTCGCACCGGGCAAGTGACCCGCCGTGACCGACGCGTGACCTCATGAAAGCGGACAATCCCGGCACTATTCGGCCGGTTCGGTGACGAAGTCGATGAGCCGTTCCACCGCGCCGATCAGCGGGGTCTCCAGATCGCGGAAACTGCGTACCCCGGCCAGCACCCGTTGCCAGCCCTCGTAGGTCTCGCCCCAGCCCAGCGCCTCGCAGATACCGGCCTTCCACTCGGTCCCGTGCGGGATCTTCGGCCAGGCCCGGATCCCGACGGCGGCCGGCCTCACCGCCTCCCAGACGTCCACGTAGGGGTGGCCGGTGACCAGCACCTGCTCGTCACGGACCTGCGCGACCAGCCGGGACTCCTTGCTGCCCGGGACCAGGTGGTCGACCAGCACGCCGAGCCGGCGGCCGGGGCCGGTGCCGAACTCGGCGATCCGCTCGGCGAGTACGTCCACCCCGTCCAGCGGTTCCACGACCACGCCCTCGACCCGCAGGTCGTGGCCCCATACGCGTTCGACCAGCTCGGCGTCGTGCTTGCCTTCGACCCAGATCCGCGAATCGCGCGCGACCCTGGCCTGCAGGCCCTGCACCCGGACCGAGCCGGACAGGGACACCTGCCGAGCGCCGGCCTTCCTCTTCACTGGCACGAGCGTGACCGGCTTGCCCTCCAGCAGGAACGCGGCCGGGGCGAGCGGGAACACCCGGTGGCGTCCCTTCGCGTCTTCGAGCACGACGTTGCCGTATTCGATCTTGACCACCGCGCCGCAGTAGCCGCTGACCGGGTCCTCGACCACCAGGCCGGGGTCGGCGGGCACCTCGGGCACCTTCCGCTTGCGCGGGCCGGACAGCACGTCGTCGTACGAATGTGAGCGCACGGCCGACCACGCTAGTGCGGCGGGCGGGGCCGCGTCCCCGCGCCACGCCGGGCATGCGGGTGGTGGCCAGGCAGGCTACTCAACTCGCCATCACCAGGACCGCTTCGCCACCAAGGCTGTGAAGGGCCCCTTCACAGCCTTGGGGCGGGTGCGACGAGCCGGGCGCGGGCCGCGGCGTCGATCAGGTCGGCCATCAGAACAGCGGCCAGGGGATCGCGCGCCAGTCGTCGCCGGGTTCGGGGTAGACGGCTTCGGTCAGCAGCAGGTCGGTGCGTTCGATGAGGGCGCGGATCTCGAACGTGGTCAGGTGTTCGCCCAGAGCGGTGCCCAGCCGTCCCTCCAGCTCGGCCCGGAGCTTGCCCAGCTTTTCCACCACCTCGGCGGGCAGCCGTTCGCCGGCCCAGCCCCACAGCACGGTGCGGAGTTTCGGGTCAGTGTGCAGGCAGATGCCGTGGTCGACGCCGTAGACCCGGCCGTCGGCGGCGGCCAGCAGGTGCCCGCCCTTGCGGTCGGTGTTGTTGACCACCACGTCCAGCGCGGCCAGTTCGCGCAGGCTCGGGTGGTCGGCGTGGGCGAGGACCGCAGGTTCGCCGAACCGGTCGTGCGCGTGCAGCACGGTGCGCCAGCCTTCGGGCACCTCGTCCGGGGCGCAGACGTCGACCACCTCCTGCTCGGTGGTCTCCACCCACAGCTGCACCATGCCGGGGCCGAACGGGCCGTCGCGCAGCACGGTGGGCGGGATCGAGCCGAGCCCGCTGGCGCCTGCGATCATCGCGGTGGCCACCTCGCGACCGGCGAGGGTGCCGTCGGGGAAGTCCCACAGCGGCCGCTCCCCCGACACCGGTTTGTACACCACGCGCCCGGTCACGCCGTCGAGTTCGATGGCGCAGAACAGGGTCACGTTGGAGGCGTCGACCAGCCTGCCCTCGACGTCGATCCGGCCATGGGTGACGAACTCGGCGGCGCCGGGCTCGCCGGGCCCGGGCGGGCTGCTCGCCACGGCCGCTCCCTCAGTCCTCGGTGACGTCGACGTCGCGGCGGTACCCGTTCTGGCGCGGGCAGATGTGCCCGGCCGGGTCGAGCGGTTCCCCGCACAGCGGGCAGGGTTTGCGGCCGGCGTTGACCACCCGGTCGGCGCGTTCGGCGAACGCGCGCGCGGCGACCGGAGTGAGGAACACACGGACCGCGTCCGGGCCCTCCTCGGTGTCGTCGAGCACCACCGTCTCGTCGACCTCGCCCTCGGTGATGGCGAGCAGTTCCACGACCACCGCGCCGGAGTCGGCGTCCCAGCCCAGGCCCATGGTGCCCACCCGGAACTCCTCCTCGACCGGCACCCCCAGCGGCTCGGTGTCGACCAGGTCGTCGGGCACGTGCTCGGGCACGTCGGCACCGAACCGGCTGGCGACCTCCTCCAGCAGCGCGCCGAGCCGCTCGGCGAGGACGACGACCTGCTGCTTCTCGATCGTGACGCTGATCGTCCGGACGTCCTCCGACGCCTGGAGGTAGAACGTGCGATCGCCGGGCTCGCCGACCGTGCCGGCCACGAACCGGTCGGGCTTGCGGAAGACGTGGATTACGCGTGACATAACGCCTTCGACCCTAGGCCACCGGGGCATGATCGGCATCCGCCGCCCCTGGTTGGCGCAGCGCCGGAGGTGCCTCCGCCGCGCACTGTGCGGATCCGGGCACGGAGCGGATCGCCGCACTAGGCTCACCGGATGCCTGTGATCTCTGCACCCGGAACCTGGACCTCGCCCGTTTCCGCTGCTGCGGCCGCTGCGGCCGGCCGCGGCGCCCAGTGGCTCGCCGCGGTCGGCGACGCGCTCTGGTGGGCCGAGGCGCGGCCTGCCGAGAGCGGCCGGGTGGCGCTCGTGCGGGCGTTGCCGGGCGGCGGCACCGAGGATGTGCTGCCCGCGCCGTGGAATGTCCGCAACCGGGTGCACGAGTACGGCGGGCGGCCGTGGCTGGCGGCGGGCTCGGTGGTCGTTTTCACGCACTGGACCGACCAGCGGGTGTACGCGCTGGCCGAGGGCGAGGTGTCGCCGCTGACGCCGGAGCCCGCGACCCCGCAGGGCGTGCGTTACGGCGACCTCCGGCCCGGTCTCGACGGTGAGGTGTGGGCCGTGCGGGAACGCAGCACGGGGCCGCGCCGCACGGACATCGCGCGGGAACTCGTCGCGATCCGGCTCGACGGCGGTGGTCAACGGGTGCTGGTCGAAGGGCACCGGTTCTTCACCGCGCCGCAGCTGTCCCCGGATGGGGCGCACGCGGCGTGGCTCGCGTGGGATCACCCGGCGATGCCCTGGGACGGCACCGAGCTGTTCGTGGCCCCGGTCGCCGGGGACGGCACGTTCGGCGCGGCGCGGGTGCTGGCCGGCGGCCCCGAGGTCGCGGTGTGCCAGCTGGAGTGGGAGTCGCCGGATCAGCTGCTGGTGCTGGCGGATCCGGACGGCTGGTGGAACCTGCACCGGGTCGGGCTCGACGGAGCCACGGCGCATCTGGCGCCGGTGCGGCAGGAGCTGGGCGGCCCGTTGTGGAAGCTCGGCTGGAGCTGGTTCACGCCGCTGGGCGGCGGCGGGCAGTTCGCGGTGCTCGCCGCGGGAGGGCTGGCGGTGCTGGACGAGCACGCCGGTTCGGTCACGCCAGTGGACACCAAGCTGACCGTGTGGTCGTCGTCCGGGCTGGTCGCGGTGCCGGGCGGAGTCGCCGGGATCGCCGCGGGTCCCCAGCGGGAAAGTGCGGTGGTGCAGGTGGACCCGGCCACCGGGAAGACGGTCGAGCTGACCCCGCAGCCTGATGAGCTGGCGGCAATGGCGGCGTATCTGCCCGAGGTGCAGGAGAGGGTGTTCACTGCGGCGGACGGGTCGGAGATCCCGGCGTACGTGTTCCCACCCGCCAACCCGGAGTTCGCCGCGCCCGAGGGTGAGCTGCCGCCGTGGCTGGTTCATGTGCACGGCGGGCCGACCGGTGCCTCGGCCGGCGCGCTGAACCTGGACATCAGTTACTTCACCAGCCGCGGCATCGGTGTGGTGGCGGTGAACTACGGCGGGTCGACCGGATACGGGCGGGCGTTCCGGGAGCGGCTGCGGGAACAGTGGGGCGTGGTGGACGTCCAGGACTGCGTCACGGTCGCGGAGGCGCTGGTGGCCGAGGGGCTGGCCGATCCGGCGCGGCTGGCGGTGCGCGGCGGCAGCGCGGGCGGGTTCACCTCGGCCGCGTCGATCACGATGACCCGTACCTACGCCGCGGCGACGGTGCACTGCCCGATCCTGGACTTGACCGGATGGACCGCCGAGGGCGGGGAAACCCACGATTTCGAGTCGCAGTACCTGGTGGGGCTGATCGGCCGGTATCCGGAGACCGCGCCGCGGTACCGGGAGCGTTCGCCGATCACGCACGCCGGCGAGCTGGCCAGGCCGGTGCTGTTCCTGCAAGGCGCCGAGGACGAGATCTGCCCGCCGGAGCAGGCGGACCGGTTCGTGGCCAGGCTGGCCGGGCGTGGGATCCCGCACGCGTACCTGCGGTTCGAGGGTGAGCAGCACGGGCTCCGCAAGGCGGAGTCGATCATCGCCGCGCTGGAGGGCGAGTTGTCCTTCTACGGGCAGGTGTTCGGGTTCGTCCCGCCCGGGGTACCGGTGCTGGAACTGGCCCGATGAGACCTGCCCGGCTGCGTGCCGGGGACACCGTGGCGCTCGTCGCGCCGTCCGGCCCTGTGCCGCAGGATCTGCTGGACGCCGCGGTGCCGGTGCTGCGGAGCTGGGGAGTGAAGCTGCGGATCGGCGCCGGGGTGCGGGCCGACGGCGGCGTCCCGGCGTATCTGGCCGCCCCGGATGAAGCGCGGGCGGCGGAGTTCACCGAGGCGTGGCTGGATCCGGAGGTGCGTTGTGGGCTCGCCGCGCGTGGTGGTTACGGCGCGCAGCGGATGGCCGATCTCGTGGACTGGCCGGCGCTCGCGGCGGTGGAGCCGAAGATCCTGGCCGGTTCGAGCGACGTGACGGCCTTGCATCGCGCGGTGCACGCACGGTGGGGGCTGGCCACGGTGCTCTCGCCGATGCCCGCGAGCGTGTTGTTCGACGAGGTCGCGTCGGAGCATCTGCGGCGGACCTTGTTCGAGCCGGAACACACGCGGGTGCTGCGCGCCGCGGAGGCGGACGTGCTGGTGCCGGGGCAGGCGTCGGGGGTTCTGGTGGGCGGGAACCTGTCGCTGCTGGCCGCGGGGATCGGCACCGCCGAGCAGGGGTCGGCGCGGGAGGGGATCGTGCTGCTGGAGGACGTGACCGAGAGCGTGTACCGGATCGATCGGATGCTCACCCAGCTGCTGCGTTCGGGCTGGTCCGGCGGTGTCCGCGGGATCGTGCTGGGTTCGTGGGCCGCGTGCGGGGATCCGGCGGAGATCCGGGAGCTGCTGGCCGAACGCCTGTCGCCGCTGGGGGTGCCGGTACTGAGCGGGTTCGGGTTCGGGCACGTCGCGTCGTCCCCGACGATGCCGCTGGGCGTGCCCGCCTCGCTCGACATCGAGTTCGGCACGCTCACCCTCGACTCCCCCATGCTGGTGTGATCGCATGCGCCTGTCTCCTGAGGAAGCCCGTACCCGCCTCACCGCGGCCCGCGTGGCGAGGCTCGCCACCGCCGGCGCCGGTGGGGTGCCGCATCTGGTTCCGGTGACCTTCGCGGCGCGGGAGGACACGATCGTCTTCGCCGTCGACCACAAACCCAAGAGCAGCACGGCGTTGCGGCGGCTGGCGAACATCGCGGAGAACCCGGCGGTGTGTTTCCTGGCCGACGAGTACGACGAGGACTGGTCTCGGCTGTGGTGGGCCCGCGCGGACGGGGTGGCACGCGTGGTCCCGGACGCGGAGCGCGACCCGTTCGTCGGCTGGCTGGTGGCGAAGTATCCGCAGTACGCGGAGCATCCGCCGGAACACGCGGTCGTCGCGACGGAGGTCCGCGCCTGGCGCGGCTGGGCGGGCTCCTGACGGTCGATTCGCTGCACAGGGCAGCAAGTTCACCGTGCAGCCACCCGGCTGTGAAGCTGCTCGGGGGGGCCAGCCAAGATACGCCGGAAACCGGCGATGAGTTGATCTTGAGGCGGTTTCCGGCTGGTGAGGGGCTGTGGGTACCCGAATCTCGTCGCTGAGCACCGCGTACAGGCCGGGTGGCGCGGGGGTGAACGGGCCAGTCGGGGCGGTGGACGCGGTGCTGCGATCCTTGGGATCGGAACCACCGTTGCATCTTCACCCACTTGGAACCCCCATCGGCAACACCTTCATGATCGAGAGATTCACAACTCAGGGGGCGTGACATTCGTTGTGAGAATTCTGGCCCGCACACACGTACGGGGAGGTCCGAATGTCAGGTAATCCGAAGAGATACATGGTCCGTGTCGCCATTGTTGCCGCGTTGTCCGCGCCTATGGGGATGCTGGCATCCGTGGCGAACGCCGCACAGCCGGTGGCGCCGCAGAAGGTGTCGTATGAGGACGCCGTTCCCGGGATCGCGCCGCCAGACGCGCCACCCATCAGCGCACCGTCCGAAATGGCACGGACGAATCAGCCGGCGTGGGGCTGCACACCGGAAACCCACGGCGACAACCCGCATCTGTCCTCAACCCCGGGTGTCATCTCCGCTCACGGCTGGTGGAAGCAGGGCAACTGCACCAGCAATAAGGCAACCGTGCAGAACTGCCTGTACGAGTACTACACGGACGGGACATGGCGACGAAAAGCGTGCAACACCGCATCGGGTATTTTTCCCGGTGGCGGTAGTGCCAATCGGTCCGCGGCGAACCGAGCGTGTGACACTACGGCGACGATATCCTGGCGCAACCGGGTCGATGTCGACGTGGACGGTGAGATCGACACCTCCGAGACGATCGATCGCCAGGCCGATGTGAACTGCGTGATCACCGGAGACGACCAGTAGCGAGGAATTTGTTGGCAAGGGATACAGCCAGACCGGGGCTGGTACAGGGTTTCCGCGGCATGGCGGGAACCCTGTACGCCGCGATCTACGGTGAACTAACGCCCCGCCCCGACCGGGAACCGGTCACCGATCGCGACGCCTACATCCAGTTCCATGACCGGGCACAGGCTATGGGGTGGCTCGACACTCTCTGGGACATGAACGACGCCGGCCGGGACCATCCCCTGGCCGCGCCAGGGTCGCCGCTGGTCACCTGGTTCCAGGTCGGGGTCGGTCCGGTACCCAGTTCCCGGTCACTGCCGGTGCGGCCGTTCCTGAGCTGCGCCGGTGACGTCACGGCACGACTGGGTACGCTGCGGTTGCGGGCAGCACAGATACTGCTGCCTGCGCAAAGCCTGGACATCTCGGCGCGCCCCGACCACGCTCGGATGCCGTCAGTCCAGGCGGCGGCATGGTTCGACGACGTACGGTCCTGGACGACGGTGCACCTCACTGTGGACAGCGGCCAGGACCCGGTCATTCACCGCGCAGCGCAACGACTGCACCAATCCGTGGGCGAATTCGCCCACGAGGTCTTTCGATGCGAGTCCCAGATCGGGCAGGACCCTGTGCCGCCCCCGCTGCCCGACGGAGTCTGGTCCGGCCCGCCACGGTACCGCGTGAGTTTCCAGGGAACGCTGATCGAATGGTCGCTGGACGCCATCGGCTGGCTTGGTGAGTTCATCGCCGACCTCGCCGCCCGCGAGGGTGCCGGCGTTCCGCTGCTGCTCACGGTGAGCCGTCCGACACCCGATCCGCAGAGCATCCACCCCGCGAACGCCCCCTAACTCGGCAGCGCAACAGTCGCTGGGTTCGTGAGTATGGTCAGTGCCGTCGACGGCCTTGATCGTGCCTGGACCAGGAGGTGTAACCGTGCTTAATCGCCTGGCGCGTAGGTAGCCGGTTCCAAGTGGTTCCCGCTGTGGCGGTGCGAGTGGCAGGGTCGCCGGGATGGGGGCGGTTTTCAGCGGTGACCCGCTGGCCGGGCGGGATGGTTGTTCGCGCCGGATACCAGGCCCGGGGCGGGCCGGGTGAGTCACGTCCCCGTCGGCACCCGCTCGTGGGCATTTTCGTGGAAGTTTTGATGTTCCCTGAAAACAGGTCAGCGGTACCTCGCACCGTCCAAAGAAGGCACCCACCACCGCCTCGACGAACTCGCCGCTCGCTTGACTGCCGCCGAGACCCCACCACCTGGCCGCGGTTCGAGCCAGAATCACGCTTAAGCCAATCGCTGGCCAGCGTTAGTTCCTACTTTGCGGCTCGGGTCAGCTTCGGGACTCCGGGGCCGTCAGCAGCCATAAACCGCCTCAAGATCAACTCATTGCCGGTTTCCGGCGTATCTTGGTCCGGCCCCAACGGGACCCTGCGGATCACGGCGACCTGTTTCGTCACCGGTGAGGCGGCAGGCGTGACCGCCGCGCTGGCCGCGGCGTCCGGTGTCGCGGCGGCGCGGATGGCGGCGCCACCGGTGCAGGCGCGGTTGCGGGAACGGGCCGCGGTGCTGGCGCCCGTCGCCGCAGGTTCCTGACGACGGTTCAGCCGCGCCCGGTGGGTGCGGGCTCCGGGAGGAACTCCTCCCGGGGCTTGCGCCAGGCGGAGATCAGGCCGAGCGGGTCCGGGCGGAGCAGGGACGCCGCGGCGTACAGGCTGGCCACCACGACGACCGCGATGAACGTCCAGTCGTAGAGGGCCTGTTCCCCGGTCGGGTAGTAGACCAGGGTGACGAACACCGAGACCGCGACCACCGCGGAGAGGTTGCGCCGCTCCCAGGGGAACGCCGAGATCAGCACGAAGCCCCAGGTGAGGTACCAGGGCAGGGTGGGCGGCATGAGGATCGCGACGGCCAGCAGGGTGATCGCCGCGCGGTACACGGCCTCCTTGCCGCCGTTGCGCGAGAGCCACCATTGCCGGATACCGAACGCGACGAGCCCGACCATGGCGATGGCGCGCGCGATCGTGACGAACGGCGACGGGGGCACGTTCGCGACCAGGTGTATGAGGGTGTAGACGGCCTCGCCGATGCCGGTCGGGAAGTTGAGCCAGTTCGCGATCAGCTGGGGGGCGCTCAGGCCGGACCACCAGCCGAGGTTGAGCGAGCCGAGCGAGATCCAGGTACCGGCGACGAACACCCCGAGGAACAGGCCGACCGAGGCGGCGCCCGCCTTGAGGAAGTTCCGCGCCTTCGACGGGCCGGGCAGGTCGGCGGCCCACATCCAGACCAGGAACGGGAGCGCGACCGCGGCGGTCGGTTTGATCAGCATGCCGACGGTGACCAGCACGACCGCGATGACGTGCCGGCGTTCCAGCGCGGCGAGCACACCGATGGCGAGGAAGCCGAGCATCATCAGGTCGTTGTGCGGGCCGCCGAAGAGGTGGATCACCATCATCGGGCTGGCCACCGCGACCCAGAGGGCGACGGGGAGCTTGCCGCCGAGGCGGGCGACCAGGCGCGGCAGCGCCCACAGCGTCATGCCGAGTCCGACGAGCAGGACCACGCGGGTGAGGACGACCCCGGCGATCATGTCGTCCTGGGTGATCGACACGATGCCCTTGGAGATCAGCAGGAACAGCGGCCCGTACGGGGCGGGGGTGGTCTGCCACAGGGGGTGCACGTTCTGCACGACGTCGGGCAGCACGCTCAGCTCGGCGGGGCCGTTGGCGTACGGGTCGAGCCCGTAGAGCAGCTGGGCGCCCTGGGCGAGGTAGGAGAACACGTCGCGGGTGAACAGCGGCGGCGACACCAGCAGCGGCGCCATCCAGCAGAGCGCGGCGATCAGGATCGGGCGGCTGCCGATGCGCCCGGCGAGCGCATAGCGGCCGAGCCGCACCCAGGCCCA
It includes:
- a CDS encoding CGNR zinc finger domain-containing protein, which produces MHFNPYGGSGAQVAAAVATLAERGGADAAEVLATAIAHGMALSRVEDGEAAEILAWGRRLHAVFAAPEGKRVDLVNDLLTVATCRPYIARHDGKAPHLHYASEDAGVVERMHAYTAGGLAHLVCEEPGRLGVCAREECGVAFVDTSRNGRRRFCSTRCGTRVNVADHRARQLTA
- a CDS encoding SGNH/GDSL hydrolase family protein, whose protein sequence is MTNRLVCLGDSFTEGVGDDDPAAPNGVRGWADRVAAVLAAGTPEFRCANLAVRGKLLTQVLDEQLEAALAMKPDLVTLYAGGNDLMRPKVDIDALTGTYERAVSRLRATGAQVVLFTGVDGVGDALFRKIRGRVAIYNEHVRGIVARHGTLLVDLWSMQQLRDRRMWAPDRLHLNSSGHNEVAIETLNTLGVAHDLAPTVLGLRPRLSTREQRAENLRWSREHALPWIGRRLRGESSGDTLRAKRPSLVPFEESAVRP
- a CDS encoding SPFH domain-containing protein, whose protein sequence is MVVPQAQSAVIERLGRFRTVASPGLTFLVPFLDKVRARIDLREQVVSFPPQPVITEDNLTVNIDTVVYFQVTDSRAAVYEISNYIIGVEQLTTTTLRNVVGGMSLEETLTSRDAINSQLRGVLDEATGRWGIRVARVELKAIEPPPSIQDSMEKQMRADREKRAMILTAEGQRESSIKTAEGQKQSQILAAEGQKQAAILAAEAERQSRILRAQGERAARYLQAQGQAKAIEKVFAAIKAGRPTPEVLAYQYLQTLPQMAQGDANKVWMIPSDYGKALEGFARALGAPGDDGVFRYEPPKDDTPEKPDLEDDEVAAWFDTSSDPKVAEAVAAAEAVARKEVDGPLGAPAGEHPRRALGAAKPAAAEPEEAPAAPARPAAPPPVDQRQAPPPQLPQPQPPATPPGGPYQGPPQQFGGPQQQQQQQQPGSGPFPQQGPFGGPQGGPPPQR
- a CDS encoding NfeD family protein codes for the protein MAAALIWLIVGIVLMIAEVLSGDFVLVMLGAAALLTAGVDVLTGNPVIDVLVFAASSVGLIALARPALKRRFLAGSGVPTGTDALIGAHAVVVSTVDYQTGQVKIGGEVWSARAVHEQLPPMAPGTKVTVVEIAGATAVVDVMS
- a CDS encoding DUF3097 domain-containing protein, which translates into the protein MRSHSYDDVLSGPRKRKVPEVPADPGLVVEDPVSGYCGAVVKIEYGNVVLEDAKGRHRVFPLAPAAFLLEGKPVTLVPVKRKAGARQVSLSGSVRVQGLQARVARDSRIWVEGKHDAELVERVWGHDLRVEGVVVEPLDGVDVLAERIAEFGTGPGRRLGVLVDHLVPGSKESRLVAQVRDEQVLVTGHPYVDVWEAVRPAAVGIRAWPKIPHGTEWKAGICEALGWGETYEGWQRVLAGVRSFRDLETPLIGAVERLIDFVTEPAE
- a CDS encoding SCO1664 family protein, with the protein product MASSPPGPGEPGAAEFVTHGRIDVEGRLVDASNVTLFCAIELDGVTGRVVYKPVSGERPLWDFPDGTLAGREVATAMIAGASGLGSIPPTVLRDGPFGPGMVQLWVETTEQEVVDVCAPDEVPEGWRTVLHAHDRFGEPAVLAHADHPSLRELAALDVVVNNTDRKGGHLLAAADGRVYGVDHGICLHTDPKLRTVLWGWAGERLPAEVVEKLGKLRAELEGRLGTALGEHLTTFEIRALIERTDLLLTEAVYPEPGDDWRAIPWPLF
- a CDS encoding DUF3090 domain-containing protein: MSRVIHVFRKPDRFVAGTVGEPGDRTFYLQASEDVRTISVTIEKQQVVVLAERLGALLEEVASRFGADVPEHVPDDLVDTEPLGVPVEEEFRVGTMGLGWDADSGAVVVELLAITEGEVDETVVLDDTEEGPDAVRVFLTPVAARAFAERADRVVNAGRKPCPLCGEPLDPAGHICPRQNGYRRDVDVTED